A section of the Trichomycterus rosablanca isolate fTriRos1 chromosome 6, fTriRos1.hap1, whole genome shotgun sequence genome encodes:
- the tfap2c gene encoding transcription factor AP-2 gamma isoform X7, producing the protein MSLLDRLDWRERHDGSSNGNPRLPHHPVVSQPLYSPPPSLSHPTGSDFQPPYFPPPYQPLPYTQSSDPYSHLSDPFNINSIHQSPTSNQQQPWHSRHNQDGIGPHGRSGLASQILGLEGGSSSLRRDSFRRQDLLPSHIHGLESAMGENLGMHEMGQGLDDVQHVDDPSIGIADQTVIKKGPVTLPKGNLLGVPFQKESLLGMVSNPTEVFCSVPGRLSLLSSTSKYKVTVAEVQRRLSPPECLNASLLGGVLRRAKSKNGGRSLREKLDKIGLNLPAGRRKAANVTLLTALVEGEAVHLARDFGYVCETEFPAKAVAEYLGRPHVERNEINSRKNMLLAAKQICKEFTDLLTQDRSPLGNTRPVPILEPGIQNCLTHFSLITHGFGSPAICAAMTSLQNYLNEALKQVDKMYLNAGGDSSQGSSEGGSKTMDKMDKHRK; encoded by the exons GAGAGGCATGATGGCAGCAGTAATGGAAACCCCCGCTTACCGCACCATCCAGTGGTTAGCCAGCCTCTGTACAGTCCGCCACCTTCTTTGTCACACCCGACCGGCTCTGATTTTCAACCACCGTACTTCCCTCCTCCATACCAACCTCTTCCCTACACCCAGTCGAGTGACCCCTACTCTCACCTCAGCGACCCATTTAACATCAACTCTATCCACCAGTCACCGACATCTAATCAGCAGCAGCCATGGCACAGCCGTCACAACCAAGACGGCATTGGGCCACACGGCCGCAGCGGACTTGCCTCTCAGATTCTGGGCTTGGAGGGTGGATCGTCTAGCTTGAGGAGGGATAGCTTTAGACGGCAGGATTTGCTGCCTTCACATATCCATGGACTTGAGTCAGCAATGGGCGAAAACCTGGGAATGCATGAAATGGGGCAAGGACTAGACGATGTCCAA CATGTGGATGATCCAAGTATTGGAATAGCAGATCAGACAGTCATCAAAAAAG GTCCAGTGACTCTTCCTAAGGGAAACCTGTTGGGTGTTCCTTTCCAGAAGGAGTCGCTGCTGGGTATGGTGTCTAATCCCACAGAAGTCTTCTGTTCGGTCCCTGGGCGCCTCTCTTTGCTTAGCTCTACTTCCAAATACAAAGTGACTGTAGCCGAGGTCCAGAGACGCCTGTCGCCTCCGGAGTGTCTCAATGCCTCCCTGCTTGGAGGGGTACTACGCAG GGCTAAGTCAAAGAACGGAGGAAGATCGCTCAGAGAAAAGCTGGACAAGATTGGACTTAACTTGCCGGCAGGTCGCAGAAAGGCAGCTAATGTGACTTTGCTAACAGCTCTAGTAGAAG GTGAGGCTGTACACCTGGCCCGGGACTTTGGTTATGTCTGTGAGACAGAGTTTCCTGCAAAGGCTGTTGCCGAATATCTAGGACGTCCACATGTCGAACGCAACGAGATCAACTCGCGCAAGAACATGCTCCTAGCTGCCAA GCAAATCTGCAAGGAGTTCACAGACCTCTTAACTCAGGACCGTTCTCCACTTGGCAACACACGACCGGTACCCATCCTAGAGCCGGGCATCCAGAACTGCTTGACCCACTTCAGCCTCATCACACATGGTTTTGGCTCGCCGGCCATCTGCGCCGCCATGACCTCGCTGCAGAACTACCTCAACGAGGCTCTCAAGCAGGTGGACAAAATGTACCTGAACGCAGGTGGAGACTCCTCACAGGGTTCCTCAGAGGGAGGCAGCAAAACTATGGACAAAATGGACAAGCACAGGAAGTGA
- the tfap2c gene encoding transcription factor AP-2 gamma isoform X6, with amino-acid sequence MLWKLADNVKYEDDCERHDGSSNGNPRLPHHPVVSQPLYSPPPSLSHPTGSDFQPPYFPPPYQPLPYTQSSDPYSHLSDPFNINSIHQSPTSNQQQPWHSRHNQDGIGPHGRSGLASQILGLEGGSSSLRRDSFRRQDLLPSHIHGLESAMGENLGMHEMGQGLDDVQHVDDPSIGIADQTVIKKDPVPVTLPKGNLLGVPFQKESLLGMVSNPTEVFCSVPGRLSLLSSTSKYKVTVAEVQRRLSPPECLNASLLGGVLRRAKSKNGGRSLREKLDKIGLNLPAGRRKAANVTLLTALVEGEAVHLARDFGYVCETEFPAKAVAEYLGRPHVERNEINSRKNMLLAAKQICKEFTDLLTQDRSPLGNTRPVPILEPGIQNCLTHFSLITHGFGSPAICAAMTSLQNYLNEALKQVDKMYLNAGGDSSQGSSEGGSKTMDKMDKHRK; translated from the exons AGGCATGATGGCAGCAGTAATGGAAACCCCCGCTTACCGCACCATCCAGTGGTTAGCCAGCCTCTGTACAGTCCGCCACCTTCTTTGTCACACCCGACCGGCTCTGATTTTCAACCACCGTACTTCCCTCCTCCATACCAACCTCTTCCCTACACCCAGTCGAGTGACCCCTACTCTCACCTCAGCGACCCATTTAACATCAACTCTATCCACCAGTCACCGACATCTAATCAGCAGCAGCCATGGCACAGCCGTCACAACCAAGACGGCATTGGGCCACACGGCCGCAGCGGACTTGCCTCTCAGATTCTGGGCTTGGAGGGTGGATCGTCTAGCTTGAGGAGGGATAGCTTTAGACGGCAGGATTTGCTGCCTTCACATATCCATGGACTTGAGTCAGCAATGGGCGAAAACCTGGGAATGCATGAAATGGGGCAAGGACTAGACGATGTCCAA CATGTGGATGATCCAAGTATTGGAATAGCAGATCAGACAGTCATCAAAAAAG ACCCAGTTCCTG TGACTCTTCCTAAGGGAAACCTGTTGGGTGTTCCTTTCCAGAAGGAGTCGCTGCTGGGTATGGTGTCTAATCCCACAGAAGTCTTCTGTTCGGTCCCTGGGCGCCTCTCTTTGCTTAGCTCTACTTCCAAATACAAAGTGACTGTAGCCGAGGTCCAGAGACGCCTGTCGCCTCCGGAGTGTCTCAATGCCTCCCTGCTTGGAGGGGTACTACGCAG GGCTAAGTCAAAGAACGGAGGAAGATCGCTCAGAGAAAAGCTGGACAAGATTGGACTTAACTTGCCGGCAGGTCGCAGAAAGGCAGCTAATGTGACTTTGCTAACAGCTCTAGTAGAAG GTGAGGCTGTACACCTGGCCCGGGACTTTGGTTATGTCTGTGAGACAGAGTTTCCTGCAAAGGCTGTTGCCGAATATCTAGGACGTCCACATGTCGAACGCAACGAGATCAACTCGCGCAAGAACATGCTCCTAGCTGCCAA GCAAATCTGCAAGGAGTTCACAGACCTCTTAACTCAGGACCGTTCTCCACTTGGCAACACACGACCGGTACCCATCCTAGAGCCGGGCATCCAGAACTGCTTGACCCACTTCAGCCTCATCACACATGGTTTTGGCTCGCCGGCCATCTGCGCCGCCATGACCTCGCTGCAGAACTACCTCAACGAGGCTCTCAAGCAGGTGGACAAAATGTACCTGAACGCAGGTGGAGACTCCTCACAGGGTTCCTCAGAGGGAGGCAGCAAAACTATGGACAAAATGGACAAGCACAGGAAGTGA
- the tfap2c gene encoding transcription factor AP-2 gamma isoform X1, protein MLWKLADNVKYEDDCEERHDGSSNGNPRLPHHPVVSQPLYSPPPSLSHPTGSDFQPPYFPPPYQPLPYTQSSDPYSHLSDPFNINSIHQSPTSNQQQPWHSRHNQDGIGPHGRSGLASQILGLEGGSSSLRRDSFRRQDLLPSHIHGLESAMGENLGMHEMGQGLDDVQHVDDPSIGIADQTVIKKVTLPKGNLLGVPFQKESLLGMVSNPTEVFCSVPGRLSLLSSTSKYKVTVAEVQRRLSPPECLNASLLGGVLRRAKSKNGGRSLREKLDKIGLNLPAGRRKAANVTLLTALVEGEAVHLARDFGYVCETEFPAKAVAEYLGRPHVERNEINSRKNMLLAAKQICKEFTDLLTQDRSPLGNTRPVPILEPGIQNCLTHFSLITHGFGSPAICAAMTSLQNYLNEALKQVDKMYLNAGGDSSQGSSEGGSKTMDKMDKHRK, encoded by the exons GAGAGGCATGATGGCAGCAGTAATGGAAACCCCCGCTTACCGCACCATCCAGTGGTTAGCCAGCCTCTGTACAGTCCGCCACCTTCTTTGTCACACCCGACCGGCTCTGATTTTCAACCACCGTACTTCCCTCCTCCATACCAACCTCTTCCCTACACCCAGTCGAGTGACCCCTACTCTCACCTCAGCGACCCATTTAACATCAACTCTATCCACCAGTCACCGACATCTAATCAGCAGCAGCCATGGCACAGCCGTCACAACCAAGACGGCATTGGGCCACACGGCCGCAGCGGACTTGCCTCTCAGATTCTGGGCTTGGAGGGTGGATCGTCTAGCTTGAGGAGGGATAGCTTTAGACGGCAGGATTTGCTGCCTTCACATATCCATGGACTTGAGTCAGCAATGGGCGAAAACCTGGGAATGCATGAAATGGGGCAAGGACTAGACGATGTCCAA CATGTGGATGATCCAAGTATTGGAATAGCAGATCAGACAGTCATCAAAAAAG TGACTCTTCCTAAGGGAAACCTGTTGGGTGTTCCTTTCCAGAAGGAGTCGCTGCTGGGTATGGTGTCTAATCCCACAGAAGTCTTCTGTTCGGTCCCTGGGCGCCTCTCTTTGCTTAGCTCTACTTCCAAATACAAAGTGACTGTAGCCGAGGTCCAGAGACGCCTGTCGCCTCCGGAGTGTCTCAATGCCTCCCTGCTTGGAGGGGTACTACGCAG GGCTAAGTCAAAGAACGGAGGAAGATCGCTCAGAGAAAAGCTGGACAAGATTGGACTTAACTTGCCGGCAGGTCGCAGAAAGGCAGCTAATGTGACTTTGCTAACAGCTCTAGTAGAAG GTGAGGCTGTACACCTGGCCCGGGACTTTGGTTATGTCTGTGAGACAGAGTTTCCTGCAAAGGCTGTTGCCGAATATCTAGGACGTCCACATGTCGAACGCAACGAGATCAACTCGCGCAAGAACATGCTCCTAGCTGCCAA GCAAATCTGCAAGGAGTTCACAGACCTCTTAACTCAGGACCGTTCTCCACTTGGCAACACACGACCGGTACCCATCCTAGAGCCGGGCATCCAGAACTGCTTGACCCACTTCAGCCTCATCACACATGGTTTTGGCTCGCCGGCCATCTGCGCCGCCATGACCTCGCTGCAGAACTACCTCAACGAGGCTCTCAAGCAGGTGGACAAAATGTACCTGAACGCAGGTGGAGACTCCTCACAGGGTTCCTCAGAGGGAGGCAGCAAAACTATGGACAAAATGGACAAGCACAGGAAGTGA
- the tfap2c gene encoding transcription factor AP-2 gamma isoform X4, translated as MLWKLADNVKYEDDCEERHDGSSNGNPRLPHHPVVSQPLYSPPPSLSHPTGSDFQPPYFPPPYQPLPYTQSSDPYSHLSDPFNINSIHQSPTSNQQQPWHSRHNQDGIGPHGRSGLASQILGLEGGSSSLRRDSFRRQDLLPSHIHGLESAMGENLGMHEMGQGLDDVQHVDDPSIGIADQTVIKKGPVTLPKGNLLGVPFQKESLLGMVSNPTEVFCSVPGRLSLLSSTSKYKVTVAEVQRRLSPPECLNASLLGGVLRRAKSKNGGRSLREKLDKIGLNLPAGRRKAANVTLLTALVEGEAVHLARDFGYVCETEFPAKAVAEYLGRPHVERNEINSRKNMLLAAKQICKEFTDLLTQDRSPLGNTRPVPILEPGIQNCLTHFSLITHGFGSPAICAAMTSLQNYLNEALKQVDKMYLNAGGDSSQGSSEGGSKTMDKMDKHRK; from the exons GAGAGGCATGATGGCAGCAGTAATGGAAACCCCCGCTTACCGCACCATCCAGTGGTTAGCCAGCCTCTGTACAGTCCGCCACCTTCTTTGTCACACCCGACCGGCTCTGATTTTCAACCACCGTACTTCCCTCCTCCATACCAACCTCTTCCCTACACCCAGTCGAGTGACCCCTACTCTCACCTCAGCGACCCATTTAACATCAACTCTATCCACCAGTCACCGACATCTAATCAGCAGCAGCCATGGCACAGCCGTCACAACCAAGACGGCATTGGGCCACACGGCCGCAGCGGACTTGCCTCTCAGATTCTGGGCTTGGAGGGTGGATCGTCTAGCTTGAGGAGGGATAGCTTTAGACGGCAGGATTTGCTGCCTTCACATATCCATGGACTTGAGTCAGCAATGGGCGAAAACCTGGGAATGCATGAAATGGGGCAAGGACTAGACGATGTCCAA CATGTGGATGATCCAAGTATTGGAATAGCAGATCAGACAGTCATCAAAAAAG GTCCAGTGACTCTTCCTAAGGGAAACCTGTTGGGTGTTCCTTTCCAGAAGGAGTCGCTGCTGGGTATGGTGTCTAATCCCACAGAAGTCTTCTGTTCGGTCCCTGGGCGCCTCTCTTTGCTTAGCTCTACTTCCAAATACAAAGTGACTGTAGCCGAGGTCCAGAGACGCCTGTCGCCTCCGGAGTGTCTCAATGCCTCCCTGCTTGGAGGGGTACTACGCAG GGCTAAGTCAAAGAACGGAGGAAGATCGCTCAGAGAAAAGCTGGACAAGATTGGACTTAACTTGCCGGCAGGTCGCAGAAAGGCAGCTAATGTGACTTTGCTAACAGCTCTAGTAGAAG GTGAGGCTGTACACCTGGCCCGGGACTTTGGTTATGTCTGTGAGACAGAGTTTCCTGCAAAGGCTGTTGCCGAATATCTAGGACGTCCACATGTCGAACGCAACGAGATCAACTCGCGCAAGAACATGCTCCTAGCTGCCAA GCAAATCTGCAAGGAGTTCACAGACCTCTTAACTCAGGACCGTTCTCCACTTGGCAACACACGACCGGTACCCATCCTAGAGCCGGGCATCCAGAACTGCTTGACCCACTTCAGCCTCATCACACATGGTTTTGGCTCGCCGGCCATCTGCGCCGCCATGACCTCGCTGCAGAACTACCTCAACGAGGCTCTCAAGCAGGTGGACAAAATGTACCTGAACGCAGGTGGAGACTCCTCACAGGGTTCCTCAGAGGGAGGCAGCAAAACTATGGACAAAATGGACAAGCACAGGAAGTGA
- the tfap2c gene encoding transcription factor AP-2 gamma isoform X2, with protein MLWKLADNVKYEDDCEERHDGSSNGNPRLPHHPVVSQPLYSPPPSLSHPTGSDFQPPYFPPPYQPLPYTQSSDPYSHLSDPFNINSIHQSPTSNQQQPWHSRHNQDGIGPHGRSGLASQILGLEGGSSSLRRDSFRRQDLLPSHIHGLESAMGENLGMHEMGQGLDDVQHVDDPSIGIADQTVIKKGLGDRGGLNIDCLFISRPVTLPKGNLLGVPFQKESLLGMVSNPTEVFCSVPGRLSLLSSTSKYKVTVAEVQRRLSPPECLNASLLGGVLRRAKSKNGGRSLREKLDKIGLNLPAGRRKAANVTLLTALVEGEAVHLARDFGYVCETEFPAKAVAEYLGRPHVERNEINSRKNMLLAAKQICKEFTDLLTQDRSPLGNTRPVPILEPGIQNCLTHFSLITHGFGSPAICAAMTSLQNYLNEALKQVDKMYLNAGGDSSQGSSEGGSKTMDKMDKHRK; from the exons GAGAGGCATGATGGCAGCAGTAATGGAAACCCCCGCTTACCGCACCATCCAGTGGTTAGCCAGCCTCTGTACAGTCCGCCACCTTCTTTGTCACACCCGACCGGCTCTGATTTTCAACCACCGTACTTCCCTCCTCCATACCAACCTCTTCCCTACACCCAGTCGAGTGACCCCTACTCTCACCTCAGCGACCCATTTAACATCAACTCTATCCACCAGTCACCGACATCTAATCAGCAGCAGCCATGGCACAGCCGTCACAACCAAGACGGCATTGGGCCACACGGCCGCAGCGGACTTGCCTCTCAGATTCTGGGCTTGGAGGGTGGATCGTCTAGCTTGAGGAGGGATAGCTTTAGACGGCAGGATTTGCTGCCTTCACATATCCATGGACTTGAGTCAGCAATGGGCGAAAACCTGGGAATGCATGAAATGGGGCAAGGACTAGACGATGTCCAA CATGTGGATGATCCAAGTATTGGAATAGCAGATCAGACAGTCATCAAAAAAG GTCTTGGA GACAGAGGAGGCT TAAACATTGATTGTCTCTTTATCTCTCGTCCAGTGACTCTTCCTAAGGGAAACCTGTTGGGTGTTCCTTTCCAGAAGGAGTCGCTGCTGGGTATGGTGTCTAATCCCACAGAAGTCTTCTGTTCGGTCCCTGGGCGCCTCTCTTTGCTTAGCTCTACTTCCAAATACAAAGTGACTGTAGCCGAGGTCCAGAGACGCCTGTCGCCTCCGGAGTGTCTCAATGCCTCCCTGCTTGGAGGGGTACTACGCAG GGCTAAGTCAAAGAACGGAGGAAGATCGCTCAGAGAAAAGCTGGACAAGATTGGACTTAACTTGCCGGCAGGTCGCAGAAAGGCAGCTAATGTGACTTTGCTAACAGCTCTAGTAGAAG GTGAGGCTGTACACCTGGCCCGGGACTTTGGTTATGTCTGTGAGACAGAGTTTCCTGCAAAGGCTGTTGCCGAATATCTAGGACGTCCACATGTCGAACGCAACGAGATCAACTCGCGCAAGAACATGCTCCTAGCTGCCAA GCAAATCTGCAAGGAGTTCACAGACCTCTTAACTCAGGACCGTTCTCCACTTGGCAACACACGACCGGTACCCATCCTAGAGCCGGGCATCCAGAACTGCTTGACCCACTTCAGCCTCATCACACATGGTTTTGGCTCGCCGGCCATCTGCGCCGCCATGACCTCGCTGCAGAACTACCTCAACGAGGCTCTCAAGCAGGTGGACAAAATGTACCTGAACGCAGGTGGAGACTCCTCACAGGGTTCCTCAGAGGGAGGCAGCAAAACTATGGACAAAATGGACAAGCACAGGAAGTGA
- the tfap2c gene encoding transcription factor AP-2 gamma isoform X5: protein MLWKLADNVKYEDDCEERHDGSSNGNPRLPHHPVVSQPLYSPPPSLSHPTGSDFQPPYFPPPYQPLPYTQSSDPYSHLSDPFNINSIHQSPTSNQQQPWHSRHNQDGIGPHGRSGLASQILGLEGGSSSLRRDSFRRQDLLPSHIHGLESAMGENLGMHEMGQGLDDVQHVDDPSIGIADQTVIKKGKFNLSYSIGNLLGVPFQKESLLGMVSNPTEVFCSVPGRLSLLSSTSKYKVTVAEVQRRLSPPECLNASLLGGVLRRAKSKNGGRSLREKLDKIGLNLPAGRRKAANVTLLTALVEGEAVHLARDFGYVCETEFPAKAVAEYLGRPHVERNEINSRKNMLLAAKQICKEFTDLLTQDRSPLGNTRPVPILEPGIQNCLTHFSLITHGFGSPAICAAMTSLQNYLNEALKQVDKMYLNAGGDSSQGSSEGGSKTMDKMDKHRK from the exons GAGAGGCATGATGGCAGCAGTAATGGAAACCCCCGCTTACCGCACCATCCAGTGGTTAGCCAGCCTCTGTACAGTCCGCCACCTTCTTTGTCACACCCGACCGGCTCTGATTTTCAACCACCGTACTTCCCTCCTCCATACCAACCTCTTCCCTACACCCAGTCGAGTGACCCCTACTCTCACCTCAGCGACCCATTTAACATCAACTCTATCCACCAGTCACCGACATCTAATCAGCAGCAGCCATGGCACAGCCGTCACAACCAAGACGGCATTGGGCCACACGGCCGCAGCGGACTTGCCTCTCAGATTCTGGGCTTGGAGGGTGGATCGTCTAGCTTGAGGAGGGATAGCTTTAGACGGCAGGATTTGCTGCCTTCACATATCCATGGACTTGAGTCAGCAATGGGCGAAAACCTGGGAATGCATGAAATGGGGCAAGGACTAGACGATGTCCAA CATGTGGATGATCCAAGTATTGGAATAGCAGATCAGACAGTCATCAAAAAAGGTAAGTTTAA CCTAAGCTACAGCATT GGAAACCTGTTGGGTGTTCCTTTCCAGAAGGAGTCGCTGCTGGGTATGGTGTCTAATCCCACAGAAGTCTTCTGTTCGGTCCCTGGGCGCCTCTCTTTGCTTAGCTCTACTTCCAAATACAAAGTGACTGTAGCCGAGGTCCAGAGACGCCTGTCGCCTCCGGAGTGTCTCAATGCCTCCCTGCTTGGAGGGGTACTACGCAG GGCTAAGTCAAAGAACGGAGGAAGATCGCTCAGAGAAAAGCTGGACAAGATTGGACTTAACTTGCCGGCAGGTCGCAGAAAGGCAGCTAATGTGACTTTGCTAACAGCTCTAGTAGAAG GTGAGGCTGTACACCTGGCCCGGGACTTTGGTTATGTCTGTGAGACAGAGTTTCCTGCAAAGGCTGTTGCCGAATATCTAGGACGTCCACATGTCGAACGCAACGAGATCAACTCGCGCAAGAACATGCTCCTAGCTGCCAA GCAAATCTGCAAGGAGTTCACAGACCTCTTAACTCAGGACCGTTCTCCACTTGGCAACACACGACCGGTACCCATCCTAGAGCCGGGCATCCAGAACTGCTTGACCCACTTCAGCCTCATCACACATGGTTTTGGCTCGCCGGCCATCTGCGCCGCCATGACCTCGCTGCAGAACTACCTCAACGAGGCTCTCAAGCAGGTGGACAAAATGTACCTGAACGCAGGTGGAGACTCCTCACAGGGTTCCTCAGAGGGAGGCAGCAAAACTATGGACAAAATGGACAAGCACAGGAAGTGA
- the tfap2c gene encoding transcription factor AP-2 gamma isoform X3, with translation MLWKLADNVKYEDDCEQERHDGSSNGNPRLPHHPVVSQPLYSPPPSLSHPTGSDFQPPYFPPPYQPLPYTQSSDPYSHLSDPFNINSIHQSPTSNQQQPWHSRHNQDGIGPHGRSGLASQILGLEGGSSSLRRDSFRRQDLLPSHIHGLESAMGENLGMHEMGQGLDDVQHVDDPSIGIADQTVIKKGPVTLPKGNLLGVPFQKESLLGMVSNPTEVFCSVPGRLSLLSSTSKYKVTVAEVQRRLSPPECLNASLLGGVLRRAKSKNGGRSLREKLDKIGLNLPAGRRKAANVTLLTALVEGEAVHLARDFGYVCETEFPAKAVAEYLGRPHVERNEINSRKNMLLAAKQICKEFTDLLTQDRSPLGNTRPVPILEPGIQNCLTHFSLITHGFGSPAICAAMTSLQNYLNEALKQVDKMYLNAGGDSSQGSSEGGSKTMDKMDKHRK, from the exons CAGGAGAGGCATGATGGCAGCAGTAATGGAAACCCCCGCTTACCGCACCATCCAGTGGTTAGCCAGCCTCTGTACAGTCCGCCACCTTCTTTGTCACACCCGACCGGCTCTGATTTTCAACCACCGTACTTCCCTCCTCCATACCAACCTCTTCCCTACACCCAGTCGAGTGACCCCTACTCTCACCTCAGCGACCCATTTAACATCAACTCTATCCACCAGTCACCGACATCTAATCAGCAGCAGCCATGGCACAGCCGTCACAACCAAGACGGCATTGGGCCACACGGCCGCAGCGGACTTGCCTCTCAGATTCTGGGCTTGGAGGGTGGATCGTCTAGCTTGAGGAGGGATAGCTTTAGACGGCAGGATTTGCTGCCTTCACATATCCATGGACTTGAGTCAGCAATGGGCGAAAACCTGGGAATGCATGAAATGGGGCAAGGACTAGACGATGTCCAA CATGTGGATGATCCAAGTATTGGAATAGCAGATCAGACAGTCATCAAAAAAG GTCCAGTGACTCTTCCTAAGGGAAACCTGTTGGGTGTTCCTTTCCAGAAGGAGTCGCTGCTGGGTATGGTGTCTAATCCCACAGAAGTCTTCTGTTCGGTCCCTGGGCGCCTCTCTTTGCTTAGCTCTACTTCCAAATACAAAGTGACTGTAGCCGAGGTCCAGAGACGCCTGTCGCCTCCGGAGTGTCTCAATGCCTCCCTGCTTGGAGGGGTACTACGCAG GGCTAAGTCAAAGAACGGAGGAAGATCGCTCAGAGAAAAGCTGGACAAGATTGGACTTAACTTGCCGGCAGGTCGCAGAAAGGCAGCTAATGTGACTTTGCTAACAGCTCTAGTAGAAG GTGAGGCTGTACACCTGGCCCGGGACTTTGGTTATGTCTGTGAGACAGAGTTTCCTGCAAAGGCTGTTGCCGAATATCTAGGACGTCCACATGTCGAACGCAACGAGATCAACTCGCGCAAGAACATGCTCCTAGCTGCCAA GCAAATCTGCAAGGAGTTCACAGACCTCTTAACTCAGGACCGTTCTCCACTTGGCAACACACGACCGGTACCCATCCTAGAGCCGGGCATCCAGAACTGCTTGACCCACTTCAGCCTCATCACACATGGTTTTGGCTCGCCGGCCATCTGCGCCGCCATGACCTCGCTGCAGAACTACCTCAACGAGGCTCTCAAGCAGGTGGACAAAATGTACCTGAACGCAGGTGGAGACTCCTCACAGGGTTCCTCAGAGGGAGGCAGCAAAACTATGGACAAAATGGACAAGCACAGGAAGTGA